The DNA region CCTCATGTATCCCGAATTCAGATATATCTCCTGTTTCTACTGACTCCCGAATCTTCAATAACTGCTGGTCATTACGCTGAGCTGTCTTGATCCTCTCTATGAGTGTCGGCTAAACCTGCATATAAGCCAATTGAGTCCCCGAGCCAAGTACTCGGATCTCTAATTCAAGTTTCCTCACATCTTCCAAAATATATCGTTGGCTAGTAATCAAAGTGGCCATATTTACTATTGACTTTCTGCTTAAAGCATCTGCAACAACATTAGCTTTTCCAGGGTGATAATTAATCGTTAGATCATAGTCCTTCAACAATTCCAGCCATCTTCTTTGTCTCAAATTTAGTTCCTTCTGGgtaaatatatatttcaaactcttGTGATCTGTAAACACCTCGCATCGTACTCCGTAAAGATGatgtctccaaatcttgagagcaAAAATCACAGCTACTAACTCCAAATCATAAGTAGGATAATTTTGCTCATAAGATTTTAATTGTCTAGAGGCATAGGCTACTACTTTACCGTGCTGCATCAAAACACAGCCGAGTCACTTCCTTGAAGCATCACTATAAATTGTGAATCCATCATCACCTGTAGGTATAGTAAGAATAGGTGCTGTAACCAATCGCTTCTTTAATTCCTGAAAGCCTCGTTCACAATCTTCAGTCCATTCAAACTTAATCCCTTTTTGAGTTAAGCGAGTCAAAGGTATAGCTATAGAGGAAAACCCTTCCATAAATCGTCTGTAATAGCCTGCCATTTCTAGAAAGCTGCGAATCTCAGAAACATTAGTTGGCTTGTTCCATTGCACTACAGCTTCCACTTTTGCTGGATCCACAGAAATCCCATCTCCGGATATGACATGCCCCAAAAACGATATCTCATTCAACCAAAACTCACATTTCTTAAATTTAGCATAGAGCTTCTCCCTCCTTAAGAGTTGAAGTACACTTCGTAAatgttcctcatgttcttctttcccttttgaataaattaaaatgtcaTCAATGAACACCACCACAAATCGATCTAGAAAGGATTTAAATATTCTGTTCATTAAGTCCataatgttgggaacccgcccatgccgcagaaaaatttcaaaaattaaagatgcagcggaagaggcatgcgcgggatcaaccgttcatcgcatgaacgttgtttaaaaaccgttcgtagatagataaggattaaaaacttttaaataacattagaagatcagacttcaccttgtgcgggtagatgatcaccacaaactaatgatcgtggttttggatgaaggttcgcttgaagccgttcaagtgtccggcctctacgggtatccacacgaagcaggaaccgattcAAACGttccaatctccccggggtgctagtgttggggtatgtggagacctttggtgatgaagagaattgaaggaaaatcaattctgcatagttttctgtctggcggactgtcggagtcgactcgagcttcagtcgagtcgactcgggaacagtcgagtcgactcgaggtctgtcgagtcgacccgagaggagaaagccgcaaaaaccatgtttctgtctggactgtcagagtcgactcgaactacagtcgagtcgactcggagcatcgtcgagtcgacgcgagatacagtggagtcgactcgagatcgtgccagttaaactggaagttgttcagacgtgccagagtcgactcggacttcagccgagtcgactcgggctcgcgaaaaatcgtacggacgattttcttttggtgtttttggtggcgtttcgacggctatgatcatctgaaggtcttgagactatatataggactcatgagagccctagggtaagattattggccgtatatttgagagagactcttgtttgtgaggctagggttctagagaagaagaggattgggatcctacttcttgtgcaaagggaattctgtgtgaatctcttgtagatcgatcgcttgtgatcgttcgggtgtgtgctatctctgtaatcagttcatccttattgagatttggagcggtggaggacgtaggctatttgtagccgaacctcgttacatttttgtgtttgctttgctattttcttccttcttctttctttgatctttgataatccgttgcggtgctcaagtgttttatcctactgataccacggggtaatcttttgcccttcgtaggcggagcgaagaggtgatccttgagtccggagtcgagggagcgagagagtgcttatccgtttgtatctctcttgcttgtccgacgtcggtggcggcgctggtgtgagtgggttccggtgcggggcgccgacaacaattggtatcagagctattggttattctgcaatggcggatgaagggaagttgcaaattgagaagttcaatggcacgaacttcgggttttggaagaagcaaatagaagattacctttaccagaaggatctctatttacctcttggaggtagagcaaagaaaccagagaagatgtccgatgaagactgggaggtcctcgatcggaagacgctcggcaccatcagattgtcacttgcatcccaagtggcattcaacatcaaaaacgagaagacgacgatggagttgatggcaacattgtcgcggatgtacgagaaaccctcagcatcaaacaaggtatttctcatgaagaggttgtttaatcttcgtatgaaaaatggcggcagcgtagcagaatacctcaacgagttcaatggactcacggcccagttggagtcagtggagattagttttgacgatgagattcgggcattgctaatcctctccggattgcctgatagctgggagggcctggtgatggcggtgagcaactcttcggcaacgggaaagttgatttttgatgacgttgtgggagtgcttctgagtgaagaagcaagaaggaaatcttctggagctacggagtcgtctggaagtgcactaaacacctctgaccggggaagacaaaagaaggacggtcgatttcgaagcgactcgaagtcgagatccagcaggtctcgagcacctcagaacaagggagcgaagtgctggaactgcgggaagacggggcactttaggagggattgcaaatctcctaaagggaagcaaggcgaccacaccgaaggagtcagcaaggatctggcaaatcttgctgaagacggtgatatggatgccctcgttctatctttgtctatctgtgacgagtcttgggtgatagactcgggcgcgtctttccatgctacatcccaacggaagcttcttgaaggatatgagaagggagactttggcaaagtctacctaggggatggagagccttgcaccatacaaggaaggggaagcgcggaagtgaagttggtttctggatcttcacttgagcttgaggacgtacggcacgtacctcaactgcagaggaatctgatttctgttggacagttggcgagccaggggtacaaggctactttcacagctgatcagtggaagatatccagaggttcgttgacggtggctagtggcaagaaggttgggacactttatgtcaccaacggcacggagaactctattggagttgttgcagcagatgtggacaccaagttatggcatggtagacttgggcacatgagttatcagggactggaggtgatgcaccagttgggaaagctgcagggtctcaggagtgttgagatggacttctgtgaggattgtgttctcggaaaggagaagcgtgtttcattcaacaaagaaggtaaacctcggaagcaagaaaagctagatctcgtgcacacggacgtgtgggggcctgcaccagtttcttccattggtggatctcagtactatgttacttttattgatgatgctaccaggaagctttgggtgttcttcttgaagcacaagtcagaggtatttgggttcttcaggagatggcaggcgatggtagaactcgagacaggaaagaggttgaaatgcctgagatcggacaacggtggtgagtattgtagcagggagtttgaggactactgtgcagatgctgggatcgtcaggcaaaggacagttccaggaacaccacaacaaaatggagttgctgaaaggatgaacagaacaattaatgagcgtgccaggagtatgaggatacatgctggattgccacagcagttttgggcggaagcagttaacactgctgcctacttgatcaacagagggccatcaaagaaacttgaatttgggattcctgaggaagcatggacagcgaagaagattgatttggcgcacttacgagtattcggttgtaccagttatgtccatgttgattccagtcaaagaagcaaactagacgccaaatcaaagaagtgtattttcgttggatacggaggtcaacagtttgggtaccggctttgggatcccgaacacaagaagatcattcgtagtaatgatgtggtattcaatgagaaaatgcagcagagcactgaatcagaaacaaaacctgttgagccgtgttttgtggatcctgaagaggagtctacaaattctggtcagaagactcagtcagagcaagaacctgaagcattggcaccccctccacaactaagaaggtccactcgtagtactcatgggaagcctcctcaaaggtatgatgggactcttagttatttgctgctcacagataatggcgaacctgaatgcttcacggaggcattggaggttgataccaggaaggagtgggagttagccatggatgatgagatgaagtcattggagcagaatcaaacgtgggatttggtggatctgcccaaggggaagaaagcactgtcaaacaaatgggtttacaggctgaa from Phoenix dactylifera cultivar Barhee BC4 unplaced genomic scaffold, palm_55x_up_171113_PBpolish2nd_filt_p 000538F, whole genome shotgun sequence includes:
- the LOC120106370 gene encoding uncharacterized mitochondrial protein AtMg00860-like; translated protein: MNRIFKSFLDRFVVVFIDDILIYSKGKEEHEEHLRSVLQLLRREKLYAKFKKCEFWLNEISFLGHVISGDGISVDPAKVEAVVQWNKPTNVSEIRSFLEMAGYYRRFMEGFSSIAIPLTRLTQKGIKFEWTEDCERGFQELKKRLVTAPILTIPTGDDGFTIYSDASRK